The DNA region CAAAGAAACCGTTTTTCGCAGCCTCGTTATGTAAGTgcacaatattttttctttcttttgatATGTGAACGCAAGAATGACTAATGGTAGCGTGTTATAAATCCTGACGCGTCTACGTTTGTCAAAGATAATCTTTACATTTTATGGAGTAAGTAGAtactttgcaatttttgtcCATCATTTTAACTTTAATAGCGCTGACAACTGTGATTTATATGCCTACTCGTGTGAAAGGATAAGAacataaattatattttgtatagCACGGTGGCACGTGACCTAGTTGTACCCTAACGTGTAGGTCTATTTACTTTCGATTACGTTTTGGTGAGAAAATTCCTTAACTATTTTTTGACTGCACAACACTAAGGTTTATTAGCGAATTACAGAAAATTCAAGTATCCTTAGCAACCAGCCATTTCGTATTGCATTTGCGTATTCTTATATTCGCTATCgtagttccattgtttatatttgttttacTGTAAAAATGTAAAGTAATGAGTATAACAAAATCTTTTGAAAAGCAAAGTGGGAGCTTGATGTTACCGAAGGTGTAGTAGCTCAGTGGTTTTGTTttttcttcaatgtatggcaaagcttaaaattaaatctaTGTAGGGCGGGAGGCATATGTATCGTACATCTATCCTACCTATCCACATTCATCCTAGTTTAATTGTTTTCAGTCATGCAGAATCTTTAAAATAGTTGTTAACGATTTCAGCACTCGCAGACAAGGGTGTTGTACAAATAAACCACAAGAGCTTCCTCTATCCTAATGTGCCTTTGTTGATGAGGCCAAATGATGTAAAGAAGGATATCAAATGCTTCATGGGAGAGAAGGATCAGAGTAAGGATCCACAGTGCTTGCTAGTACTTAATGCTCAGCCAGGAGAGTTACTGGAACTAGTGTTGTTGAATGAAGGTACGTACAATATTCTTGTAGGTCTACTACTTAGGTAACTCAGAGGGTTGCTAAAAAGTGAACACATAGCACTCCCAAATTGTTGATAAACTTTTTTTCTGGTATAAATTATGCTGAACGTAACACTTAAAGCCTAATAAGCCTAGCCTTCCTCGTTACGTGAAAATATAATCATTCGATGTTCAATTTAATACCGTAAAACTTTCTACTTGTTTCTTAATGCGGTGTAAACCTTACACTGTAGAATAAAATTTATTCCTACCCACTGGTTTTGGATACAACGTAGTGGTTTTGGATAAACAAAATTAGATATTGATCTAAATCAGCAAAATAAGCTTGtacaattgaaaaaaaaacatatatctTTAAAAAATGCGTTATTTACTGGCTGACCGACCGTCTTTTGTTTGTGGTTACAGGCTTTGGCAGTAATGATTCTTACACATTCCACATGCATGGATACAGCATGCAAATAGTAGCCACCATGAAGGGATCTGATGGAAAACCAATTTCGAAGAAAACATTCGAGCAGCTTGATAACGATGGAAAAATTAAGAGGTAAGGGTCTATGTTTGATTTTAAGCATCTACTTGTAGATCGTGTCATTCACGAGGACGCGTGCCTTGGTTCGTATTGTCACGGCATTAAAAGTTAGATTTGACAAATACGCGCGTGATTGTGAACGACACCatgtataattaatatttattgtatgtagGTAAAGTCTAATAACTACTCTAAAATTGCTTCTAAATTAATCTAAAGATAACGTCGGGTGTAACTAGTCCAATTCATACACTTTATAATTTGCAAAGGCTTGTCAATAAGGGCATTAACAATTTGGGTCATAGGTAGATGTAATATTGGTCTATTAAATTACTCTTACCTAAGTTTATGGCACCGAAATGTACTTTGCATTCAATCTCCACGTGACAATATCGAATTTATGGGCCATGTTGGGTATGAGGAACATAAGTTTATATTCCTCGGGGCAACGAAAAAACAGTGTGAAAATTCCTCTACAAGTCATTTTCTTGCCCTAACACTTCTCTTAACCTATCTTACATTATGTATATTACAATAGTcgtaattattttacttttgcAGGAATATTCAGACGCCTCCACTAAAAGACACAGTAACAGTACCAAACAAGGGCTTCACGATTGTGCGGATAAAACTGGATAGAGGAGGCAGCTGGCTGCTCGAGTGCCGGTCTTGCAGCCTCGCCGTACCCGCAGCACTCGTCGTCAACGTCCCAGAGTCCCTCCCAAAATCCCTCCTCGACTCGTTTCCCAAATGCGGTGACTACAGGCCACCGGATGTACTATTAAATTAAGGATACTCATAAGACTGACTAAAATACAGGAACGTTTTGAAAGTGTTAGTAAAGTAAAGTGATGCTCAACTGTACTGCTCGCCACatcataaatacgagtatgtgcATGTGCATGATTAGGTTTTCACAAATTATACCAAATCCCTTTTGCTGATCTTGCCATTTTTGAATATGTAGGATTTTACGAGGATATATAGTTACGAAGTCAAGTTTAACCAAACCTATGTATTTAACCAGGGTTTGGTGTGCATTTAACTACCAATACCTCATCATGTTGTAGGGCACCAAGAATCATTACTTAACATTatattgaatatatttttaaaaagtgcaTGGATTGTATGTATGATTCATTAATCGCAAGGTCTGATTTGCTACTATGTTTAATAAGCTgcgctttcaattttatttgtaagtagGATTATTGTGATTTGTAAGTTATTTTGtactaattttataaaataaaacgaaaatatCTATATGacatatgtattaataaaatcTAAAAAGTTATCTACTTTAGTGTATACTGTTGGAGCGCCTTTATCTCCACACGGCGTTGAACCCCAAGACACTACACCAACCACCAttggaataattttattattattttcttcctTAATTTTCCTATCTTCTCCTTTACGATTTGGAAGCGTCAAcggatatttgtcgtcattttCCTCAACAACATTGTCTTTATCTTCATCAATAGTGTTGTCCCTTTCGTTGACAAATTGAATTAAAGGTCCGCCGGAGTCCCCGCTGCACGCCGATACACCGCCAGTGATGGGTCCCGTACAAATATTGGACTTTACGTCTAGAGGATTTGTTTCACCCTTCTCTTTTATTGCTTCAACGGCCTCGTAGCATTCTGgtgaaaagaaaataatatagGTTATAGTCGCAGTAAAAATGAAATACCTACATAGTATATTTTTAGGTCTACTTCTGATAACAAAAAGAAAATGGATATGTTTACTAAGATCTGTAAAAGCATCTTACCGACACGGTAAATTCTATTTATGCGAGAATAGAGAATCTGCTAGGGAAAAGCAAAATAATCTAATCAATCCAAAGACGATTTGAGAAACTATGAGAAATAGTAATGTCgtgttaaaattattaactTTAAATTTGGTTGACAGAAATTAAATCGAAcaaaatgaaaaaatacaatagaTATTGATTAAAATGTTTAAAGTATTTATGGAATAGTTCTCAAATTTGTCATTTGTGTGAATTTATCGAGCCTGATTTTGACTAACaaaaagatatatacagtggaacctggataattgcaatctcaagggaccggccaatttttgtcaattaaccaggtttttcatttaagcaggtcgtgtcaattaacgaggtttcaaaaaatcgttgtgtcaattatagaggtttcattaatagaggttgcgttctgacaaatttcttttatggaggtgcaaataaccattttaagtagatttacacgcttacattctatatattgcttccgtctatacttgcacttttacactacattaattaccactttattttcttatcatttgggtttaaaaatttcccttgaattgtagaagaaagttttattagaatgtaaaaagcatactttgttttttattgatcaaaactatttcacctactacaggctataatagatacccaataaataaataaaattctggatggagatataaataaaatgatcatggctattaaaatattgtttctgctgtatacaactacattatttcaattacagaggtaataagcaagactcttttcaataatagaggtaaaaacaagagcaaaaataacggatttttttagcacagtgtcaattatagaggtcttaagttgcgatgtggtcaattatagaggcaaaattacgaaaagcactaaaatctaaattgcaattatagaggttccaaaatttcaattatagaggccttttggtctcaagggaccgggaccggacttttggttgcaattattgaggttttccatttatccaggtgccaattaaccaggtttcactgtattagaATTTTAACTTACCCTTATAGGGAATGTAGGTAACATTGACTTCTTGTAGATACCTCGGCAGGTCCGGAAAGAAGAAGGTGGTTCTCAGTATACCCCACCCAGTCAACGTTAGAGGAGACTCGTAAGTCGCCTTTGAAAGCAAAGGCAGTGTTGCTGGCTGTATGAACTTTGTAAATTTAAATGGGTTGCTAGTGTGAAGAACGGCTATATCGTTTGGTCCGATGCCACTgttaaaaaaggtaaaaaacattgaaaatTGTACTTAAccgtaattataattttaagattACTTACGTTTATTTATACTAATGGTTATACTAACTGGCCTGGCTCATAGGAGTGATTAATTACTGGCAGTTGATGTGAACTATAGTCTCAAAAGATAGTTGTTAATCCTCTTAAAAAGTAAATAGTCTCTAAAAGTCTAGTTGTTGATACAAATCCGTTCCAATTAATAATTTGGTCATTCCAGAATGCATTCGTGTTCCGAGAAACAAGTGCTTCAGTACAACCTTTATAGATTAAGTGATCAATTACTTTGTTAAGCCTCAGTTTCTTTATGGTCTCGTGATATTTCAAATTTGACTCTCTCTCTCTAATTCTGACTCTCTGTCTCTGACTCTAGACTGGACTATGacttacgctagaccgggccgcaGCGTCTGGTGCCGCCTTTTCTATGGAaaaacaccacgtgatcaccgatcagccgtcatagaaaatgacatgtcggacgtctcggcccggtctagcgtgagtcatcctactCATCCTTAAAGCGTTAAATAGAAGAGCATATTACCCAGCATAATCAGGATGCGGTATGCGACGGTCTACAGGGGCGATCTGCGCGTCGGGGCCGAAGCCCATATTATGCATCTCGTGGGCATTATTCGATCCAGCTATGGCGTCCATTGGGAGCCACTTCACTATGAAGGACTCTGTCACGCAGTGGCCAGCCGTGAGAATCTTAAAAATTAGTAACTGAACAGTCTTCAACAACATACTAAGCCGGAGGATACATAACATATCATGCATTTAAAAATCACCCCTtatctaataataatacatacatacttatgcTAACTCGGGGCGCAATactaaggtaaaagtacgcttcaccgaatgcttaagacctacacttacgtttctttttttaattagttcTGATATTTGcatacgaatatgttcaatactaaaattgaaacttagataaatttgtcctcatttaaacataactataaattactgaaatgattggacgtatattaaaagtatttttaaaataatttcttccaGTTTCCTTGATTGTACCATTTACCGAACTATGAAAcgtgatttgttcattataccgaatagggaggccacattaccgaactaggaaataattgtatgaaaatatggtgttgagtggtgccCAAACTTTAGTAGTCCAgtattaaatccctactatactttgtttttttagcattagaaaggtggtaagcgatcttgacgtgtcttttttattgaaaaatacttttgaaaaataagtcatcccaaataggtaggtatgcaacAATTATCAAACATGTACTtacgtatatgtataaaaaaatttagCTGTTTTATGCATTTTGTCTCGTCCATTTTCTAGGGAAGGTTAAATAACAatagtttgaagtttaaaaagtCAAGTTTAAATCACCCCACGACGACGAGATGACGACTACGACGAGacgaatctaaaaaaaatgttggttgtctaggtttggaccatcctgtataaaatattattgctttattattttttgataataaaaataataaagtttaaGTTTAAATAATAAAGATTCGGTTTTTTTATCCACATTCCgagactattatcaggcgtccaataagtatgtctaaagtttgagaagggctggcattgaaataatggtaacaaaaaataaacatataaatatagaCCTAGTCGTTATAAtaataaggatgatattctaatgaacgtcgaatagaaacatggtCAACGCAAACgtgagttcggtagcagagaccatgggtaccattcaccgaacagccgttcggtgaacgaaacatggaaaatatattgaacctatttcgcgaacagattttgaaaatagtacTTAAATCGTATTCAATatggtataactacaaatctatcaattaatttaatacttgaatcctTTACTAAACCGTACATATATAAAGTTCTCGCTAATACTGGCGTAAAatttctaaaattattgtttgataatagtcttgccaaaaaccttattttgatgccaaaaagtcgtaaaacatgaacatttcaaacgcagttttataataatctatataggttattgttgttcgccaattgctcataaaattacaaatacattaatttatttgtgaaattaggtagttaatctaaatagttcgtaatcaaccactagaaaaataatttcaaaaacatacgctttttctgattccggacgctgttcgataataccttccaatcaatttgtcggtgtactcatcaccgaactcacattaagcttaatttctgataatatgactgcactaaattaattaaatttactaaaatacacaaactaattaggTAATCACACTGtaaaaccatactttgaaacacagaaataaattta from Cydia fagiglandana chromosome 6, ilCydFagi1.1, whole genome shotgun sequence includes:
- the LOC134665323 gene encoding kallikrein 1-related peptidase b22-like, whose product is MKSHVKILLLLMFCCSGFGAHPPVHQKPDSKLIGGLSTKPSSHPYLVSLQTRLFRIRAHICGGTLLSQNWILTAGHCVTESFIVKWLPMDAIAGSNNAHEMHNMGFGPDAQIAPVDRRIPHPDYAGGIGPNDIAVLHTSNPFKFTKFIQPATLPLLSKATYESPLTLTGWGILRTTFFFPDLPRYLQEVNVTYIPYKECYEAVEAIKEKGETNPLDVKSNICTGPITGGVSACSGDSGGPLIQFVNERDNTIDEDKDNVVEENDDKYPLTLPNRKGEDRKIKEENNNKIIPMVVGVVSWGSTPCGDKGAPTVYTKVDNFLDFINTYVI